Below is a genomic region from Sinorhizobium meliloti.
ATGGCATGGGAGGCGCTCGGACGGCGACGGCTGAGCGAGCCGCCGCAGCCCGCGGAACGCAATCCCAAGCAGACGCTTGAGCCGCGCGGGCAAGGCCTGCGCTTTCTGAGCCCGTTGCGCAACTGGCTGGGCGTCGCGCTCATGCTGGTCGGCGGAATTCTCCTGCTCTTCGGCATGCGCTGAAGCGGCGTGCCTTCATATTTCCGGCCGAACAAAAGACGGCTGACGGCGCGGCGCTCAGGCCGGGCCGATCTCTATCAGGAAAGCTTCCGAAGCGATGTCGGCCGAGAGCGTGAGCGTGCCCGGCTGGACGAGGACCGCCGCGTCGAGCCCGTGCAGGGTTGCGGAGACGCCTTCGGTCACGAGCGCAACGCTGCCGCGATGACAGAAGAGAACGAGATCGCGGGCGCTCGTCGTCACCGGTTGCGAGCCCTCGACATGAATCCTGCGCACGCGGTGTTTCAAAGCCTGGCGGCGCGTCATCACATTGAGATCGGTGACCGGGCCATCCACGAGCGTCGCGGACGTCGGCACGTCGGCGGGGAAGGTGAGGGGGGTATCCGAGGTGGTCAGCAGTTTCGGTTGCCGGCCCTCGATCGCAAGCGTCATCCCGCTGCCCTCCAGGATCGATAGGGTGCGGTCGATGCCGGGAAAGATCGAGAAGGCGCCATTGGTGGCGACGGTCGCCATGCTTATGCGCCAGTCGAAATCGGCAATGGTGGCACGGTCCGGAGAGACGGCGATTTCCACCGTCTCTCCGCCGCCGTTCTTCCACGGCATATGCCTGTACTCGCTCGAGCGCAGAATTCGCATCATCGTCAGCCGAGCCATCCCATCGACGTTCCGACCCAAATGATCGGCGCCGTCACCACTATGCTCAATACGACGCGAATATACCAGATCACCAGAAGATCGCGAAAGCTGAGCGGGATCGAGGTCGCCAGCATGCAAGGGACCGAGGCGGACAGGAACAGGACCTGACTGACCGATACCACCGCGGCCAGGAACTTCACCTCGGGCACGGCTTCCTTGAGCAGGATGGCGGGCAGGAACATCTCGGCGAGCCCTGAGGCGAGCGCCTTTGCCGCCTGCATCGGTTCGCCGAACTGCGCGAGCCAGGTGAAGGGGTAGAGCGTCAGGCCGAGAATGTCGAAGATCGGCGTGAACTTGGCGGCGAGAAGCCCGATGAGCCCGACGGCCATGATGCTCGGCAGGATCATCGCCGCCATGCGCAGTCCGTCGAGGAAGCTTTCGCGCAGCAGCGTCGGCAGGCCCTTGGCGATTGCTGCCTGTTCCAGGCCCGTCTCGACAGCGACGCTCAGGCGGCTGCGGCCCG
It encodes:
- a CDS encoding HutD family protein, translated to MARLTMMRILRSSEYRHMPWKNGGGETVEIAVSPDRATIADFDWRISMATVATNGAFSIFPGIDRTLSILEGSGMTLAIEGRQPKLLTTSDTPLTFPADVPTSATLVDGPVTDLNVMTRRQALKHRVRRIHVEGSQPVTTSARDLVLFCHRGSVALVTEGVSATLHGLDAAVLVQPGTLTLSADIASEAFLIEIGPA